The DNA sequence GTGAGGAAGAGGGGATTTTCTTTTTAAAACCTAAGCAGAATGAGTACCACAAAATATGTAAGCGACGTAAAAGTCATCAATAATAATCAGGAAGTTATCTTCAATTACCTGTCAAACTTCGAAAACCTGTCAAAATACGTCAACGAGGGATTATTGACAAAAATGACAGAGCAAATTCCACAGATTAAGATTTCGAATTTCGAATCGGATGCTGACTCATGCCGTTTCCAGATTGCTGGAATGGGCCTTGCCGAAATCAGGATCATTGAACGTGAACCGCACAAAACCATCAAGATAAACAGTAGTGGCGGCATGCCTGTTGGAATAACATTTTGGATTCAGTTGCTTCCGGTTTCGGCCTACGAGACCAAACTTCGCCTTACATTAGATGCCGATATGAGCATGATGATTAAAATGATGGTCAATAAAAAGCTGGAAGAAGGAATTAACCGACTGGCCGACATGCTGGCTGCATTGCCTTACAGGTAGTGGCCAGTATTCAGTCACGGTTTGCAGAAAAGACGAAAGACAGGATACAAATGGGTGATTAGTCAATAATTCAGTCCTTCAATCCTTCAGTTTTTTGCAGAAATTCAACTTCCTTGAAATGAAATTCCAATACTTCTCCGTCATTCTTTCGGATAATTAATTGTCCAATTTCGTTAACACCGAGAATTTCACCTTCAAAAACTAAATCTTCAGCTTTAAAAAAATGCTTTTCATTTATGCGATAAAGAGCAGAGATAAATTCCCGATCAATTAGTTCTTCTTCTCTATTTCGCAAAAGAGCATAATACCAGTTTATTCCGGATAATATTTCGGCCAGAATAACCTCACGATCGTAGTGCTGATTTGTCAGCATTTTTAGAGATACCGGATTAGGGGCATTACTGTAAAAAATGGTTTGATTCACATTCAGGCCAATACCAACAATAGAGCTTTTCAACAATCCACTCATAATTGAATTTTCAATCAAGATACCACCGAGTTTCCGATTGCCGGCATAAATATCATTGGGCCATTTTATTTTTAATGAATCAACATACTTATTCAGAGCCTTATAAATACCTAAAGCGACTACTTTAGATATCATAAATTGCCTACGAATCTCCAAGAATACTGGACTCAAAACAACTGAAAAGAGTAGGTTTTCATTTGGCAGGCTTTCCCATGAATTGTTCTGTTGTCCTCGACCAGATGTTTGTTCATATGCCAAAAAGACAGTACCTTCCGACAACCCATTTTCACGTATTTGGCGGTTGGCATAGTTGTTGGTAGAATCTGTCACCTTGAGGCGTACAATTAAATTTCCAATAATTTGATCCATGCTACTGAGTTAAGTTTGCATTTACATTTAATGCTGAAATTTCGTCGCACAAGTTTAATCACTTATAATAAGGTAAAAAATTTATCTTTGTAGTTCTAATAAAAAATTATGGATAAAAGCGTTAAAGAAACTGAAACTGAACAATTGTTGAAAGCCATTGTTGAAGGAATTCAAAGAAAAAAAGGACTTGAAATCGTTAAAATAGACTTAACAAAAATTAATCATACTGAATGTAAATATTTCATCATTTGCCACGGAAACTCGGTTACACATGTCGATGCCATAGCTCATTCGGTTGAAGACACCGTTGAAGAACTCATGAACGAAA is a window from the Aquipluma nitroreducens genome containing:
- a CDS encoding biotin--[acetyl-CoA-carboxylase] ligase codes for the protein MDQIIGNLIVRLKVTDSTNNYANRQIRENGLSEGTVFLAYEQTSGRGQQNNSWESLPNENLLFSVVLSPVFLEIRRQFMISKVVALGIYKALNKYVDSLKIKWPNDIYAGNRKLGGILIENSIMSGLLKSSIVGIGLNVNQTIFYSNAPNPVSLKMLTNQHYDREVILAEILSGINWYYALLRNREEELIDREFISALYRINEKHFFKAEDLVFEGEILGVNEIGQLIIRKNDGEVLEFHFKEVEFLQKTEGLKD
- the rsfS gene encoding ribosome silencing factor, whose amino-acid sequence is MDKSVKETETEQLLKAIVEGIQRKKGLEIVKIDLTKINHTECKYFIICHGNSVTHVDAIAHSVEDTVEELMNESAWHKDGYRNSIWILLDYAEIMVHVFQKESRNFYDLENLWADAHIELIKEEN